A DNA window from Rhizobium sp. NXC14 contains the following coding sequences:
- the nirD gene encoding nitrite reductase small subunit NirD, with product MTWSNENWHPIGDISDIPLRGARCVKTPQGKIAVFRTAENEVFAIEDHCPHKGGPLSQGIVHAKAVTCPLHNWVISLETGKALGADEGAVRTIPVRNEGGTLFIALESLMMAAE from the coding sequence ATGACCTGGTCCAATGAAAACTGGCACCCGATCGGTGACATCTCCGATATCCCCCTGCGTGGCGCGCGTTGCGTGAAGACACCGCAGGGCAAGATCGCCGTCTTCCGCACGGCGGAAAACGAGGTTTTCGCCATCGAGGATCACTGCCCGCACAAAGGCGGGCCGCTGTCGCAGGGGATCGTGCACGCCAAGGCCGTCACCTGCCCGCTGCACAATTGGGTGATCTCTCTCGAAACCGGCAAGGCGCTCGGCGCCGATGAGGGCGCGGTGCGGACCATACCGGTCCGTAACGAGGGCGGCACCCTTTTCATAGCGCTTGAAAGCCTGATGATGGCGGCGGAATAA
- the nirB gene encoding nitrite reductase large subunit NirB, with translation MTEKLVIIGNGMAPGRMLEHLFERAPGRYEVTIFNAEPRVNYDRIMLSPVLSGEKDYEQIIIHGDGWYIKHGITLYKGHRIVNIDRAAKTVTSDHGVTESYDKLVIATGSVPFIIPVPGKDLPGVITYRDLDDVQAMLLAAQSREKAVVIGGGLLGLEAAAGLAQRGMDVTVLHVMPTLMERQLDPAAGYLLQKAVEERGIKVICKANTKAIIGNGRVEGIELDDGRIIPATLVVMAVGIRPNVGLAKDAGLAVNRGIVVDAGMQTSDGDILALGECAEVGGMVYGLVAPLYEMARVAAAHLSGDRSPAFVHADTPTKLKVTGIELYSLGDFADGDDREEIVLRDASAGIYKRLVLKDNKIIGTVLYGETADGAWFNDLKKKATDISEMRETLIFGQAYQGGSPLDPMAAVAALPDDAEICGCNGVCKGKITSTITSKGLTSLGDVRAHTKASASCGSCTGLVEQLMALTLGDSYNPAAVQPMCTCTELGHDDVRRLIKAKGLKSIPAVMQELEWKTSCGCAKCRPALNYYLVCDWPDEYADDYQSRFINERVHANIQKDGTYSVVPRMWGGVTSSNELRAIADVVDKFAIPMVKVTGGQRIDLLGVEKEDLPAVWADLGKAGFVSGQAYAKGLRTVKTCVGSDWCRFGTQDSTGLGIRIEKFMWGSWTPAKLKMAVSGCPRNCAEATCKDIGVICVDSGFEIHFAGAAGLDIKGTEVLGLVKTEDEALEHIVALTQMYREQARYLERIYKWAKRIGLEEIRRQIMGDAEKRRAYYDRFVFSQKFAQVDPWSERVSGKDKHEFKPMATIGYPQAAE, from the coding sequence ATGACTGAAAAACTTGTTATCATCGGCAATGGCATGGCGCCCGGGCGCATGCTGGAGCACCTCTTCGAACGGGCGCCCGGACGCTATGAAGTGACGATCTTCAATGCCGAGCCACGCGTCAATTACGACCGCATCATGCTGTCGCCGGTTCTCTCCGGAGAAAAGGACTACGAGCAGATCATCATTCACGGCGATGGCTGGTATATCAAGCATGGAATCACGCTCTATAAGGGCCACAGGATCGTCAACATCGATCGCGCCGCCAAGACTGTCACGTCAGACCACGGCGTTACCGAAAGCTACGACAAGCTCGTGATCGCAACCGGTTCGGTGCCGTTCATCATCCCGGTTCCCGGCAAGGATCTGCCCGGCGTCATCACCTATCGCGACCTCGACGACGTGCAGGCCATGCTGCTTGCCGCCCAGTCGCGCGAAAAGGCCGTCGTCATCGGCGGCGGCCTGCTCGGCCTCGAAGCGGCCGCTGGCCTTGCCCAGCGCGGCATGGACGTCACCGTCCTGCACGTCATGCCGACGCTGATGGAGCGCCAGCTCGATCCCGCCGCCGGTTATCTCCTGCAGAAGGCGGTCGAGGAACGCGGCATCAAGGTCATCTGCAAGGCCAACACCAAGGCAATCATCGGCAACGGCAGGGTCGAAGGCATCGAGCTGGACGACGGCCGCATCATCCCGGCAACGCTCGTCGTCATGGCCGTCGGCATCCGGCCGAATGTCGGCCTGGCGAAAGACGCCGGCCTTGCAGTCAACCGCGGCATCGTCGTCGATGCCGGCATGCAGACCTCAGACGGGGATATCCTTGCGCTCGGCGAATGCGCCGAGGTGGGCGGCATGGTCTATGGCCTCGTCGCCCCGCTTTATGAAATGGCCCGTGTCGCCGCGGCGCATCTTTCCGGAGATCGCTCGCCCGCCTTCGTTCACGCCGACACGCCGACCAAGCTCAAGGTCACCGGCATCGAGCTTTATTCGCTCGGCGACTTTGCCGATGGCGACGATCGCGAAGAGATCGTGCTGCGCGATGCCAGCGCCGGCATCTACAAGCGCCTGGTCCTGAAGGACAACAAGATCATCGGCACCGTGCTTTACGGCGAAACCGCCGACGGCGCCTGGTTCAACGACCTGAAGAAGAAGGCGACCGATATTTCGGAGATGCGCGAGACGCTGATCTTCGGACAGGCCTATCAGGGAGGGTCACCGCTGGACCCTATGGCGGCCGTTGCAGCCTTGCCGGATGACGCGGAAATCTGTGGCTGCAACGGCGTATGCAAGGGCAAGATCACTTCGACGATCACGAGCAAGGGACTGACGTCGCTTGGCGACGTGCGCGCCCATACGAAGGCATCGGCCTCGTGCGGCTCGTGCACCGGTCTCGTCGAACAACTGATGGCGCTGACGCTCGGCGACAGTTACAACCCGGCTGCGGTTCAGCCGATGTGCACCTGCACGGAACTCGGCCATGACGATGTTCGCCGGCTGATCAAGGCGAAAGGGCTGAAGAGCATCCCGGCCGTCATGCAGGAGCTCGAATGGAAGACCTCCTGCGGCTGCGCCAAATGTCGCCCCGCACTCAACTATTACCTCGTCTGCGATTGGCCGGACGAATATGCCGACGACTACCAGTCACGCTTCATCAACGAGCGCGTCCACGCCAACATTCAAAAGGACGGTACCTACTCCGTTGTTCCGCGCATGTGGGGCGGCGTCACCTCGTCGAACGAGCTTCGCGCCATAGCCGATGTCGTCGACAAGTTTGCCATCCCGATGGTGAAGGTCACAGGCGGCCAGCGCATCGACCTGCTTGGAGTGGAGAAGGAAGACCTTCCAGCCGTCTGGGCCGATCTCGGGAAGGCCGGCTTCGTCTCCGGCCAGGCCTATGCCAAGGGTCTGCGTACCGTGAAGACCTGCGTCGGTTCGGACTGGTGCCGTTTCGGTACCCAGGATTCCACCGGTCTCGGCATTCGCATCGAGAAATTCATGTGGGGTTCCTGGACGCCGGCCAAGCTGAAGATGGCTGTCTCCGGCTGCCCGCGCAACTGCGCGGAAGCAACCTGCAAGGATATCGGCGTAATCTGCGTAGACTCTGGTTTCGAGATCCATTTCGCCGGTGCGGCCGGTCTCGACATCAAGGGCACCGAGGTGCTCGGGCTTGTAAAGACCGAAGACGAGGCGCTGGAGCATATCGTGGCCCTGACGCAGATGTATCGCGAGCAGGCCCGCTACCTCGAACGCATCTACAAATGGGCCAAGCGGATCGGCCTGGAGGAAATCCGCCGGCAAATCATGGGTGATGCCGAAAAGCGTAGAGCCTATTACGACCGCTTTGTCTTCTCCCAGAAATTCGCCCAGGTCGATCCCTGGTCGGAGCGTGTCTCGGGCAAGGACAAGCATGAATTCAAGCCGATGGCGACGATCGGTTATCCGCAGGCAGCCGAGTAA
- a CDS encoding nitrate/nitrite transporter: protein MSAIEKVQPMSAGEPAKALWISTVAFTLCFAVWTIFAIIGIRIKQELNLNEAEFGLLIGTPVLTGSIVRIVLGIWTGRYGGRLVYTLTMLAAALATFLLSYAHTYTQMLIAGLGVGLAGGSFAVGVAYVSPFFPAEKQGTALGIFGAGNVGAAVTKFAAPFVLIAWGWEAVAEIWAVGLALMAILFWFTTTDDPAFRFRRERGVASKSLAQEFAPLQNVQVWRFSLYYFFAFGGFVALSLWLPRYLVGVYGFNLETAGMIAAAYSIPGSIFRAFGGVLSDKKGARSVMYAMFAVSAVATLILSLPATAITPVIFIVVIFVLGFFMSLGKAAVYKHIPAYYPDSIGAVGGIVGMMGGLGGFILPIAFGLLKDMTGLWSSCFLLLFAIVAISLIWMHLSVKQLSRQGHSAPVPAT from the coding sequence ATGTCTGCCATTGAGAAAGTGCAGCCCATGTCAGCCGGCGAACCAGCCAAAGCACTGTGGATCTCCACTGTGGCCTTCACCCTCTGTTTTGCCGTCTGGACGATCTTCGCCATCATCGGCATTCGCATCAAGCAAGAGCTCAACCTGAACGAGGCTGAGTTCGGGTTGCTGATTGGCACCCCCGTTCTGACCGGTTCGATCGTGCGCATCGTTCTCGGCATCTGGACGGGACGGTACGGCGGCCGTCTCGTCTACACGCTGACGATGCTCGCCGCCGCATTGGCGACCTTCCTTCTCTCCTACGCCCACACTTATACGCAGATGTTGATCGCCGGCCTCGGTGTCGGCCTTGCCGGCGGCTCCTTCGCAGTCGGCGTGGCCTATGTCTCGCCTTTCTTCCCAGCGGAGAAACAGGGAACGGCGCTCGGTATCTTCGGCGCCGGTAACGTCGGCGCGGCCGTCACCAAATTTGCAGCCCCCTTCGTGCTCATCGCATGGGGCTGGGAGGCGGTTGCCGAGATCTGGGCCGTCGGGCTGGCGCTGATGGCTATCCTCTTCTGGTTCACCACGACAGATGATCCGGCCTTCCGCTTTCGGCGCGAGCGCGGCGTCGCCTCCAAGAGCCTGGCCCAGGAATTCGCGCCGCTGCAGAACGTTCAGGTCTGGCGCTTCTCGCTCTATTATTTCTTCGCCTTCGGCGGCTTCGTCGCCCTGTCCTTGTGGCTGCCGCGCTATCTCGTCGGCGTCTACGGCTTCAACCTGGAAACGGCCGGCATGATCGCTGCCGCCTACTCCATCCCGGGCAGCATCTTCCGCGCCTTCGGCGGCGTCCTGTCGGACAAGAAAGGCGCGCGCAGCGTCATGTACGCGATGTTTGCCGTGTCGGCTGTCGCCACCCTCATCCTTTCGCTGCCGGCCACAGCGATCACGCCGGTTATCTTCATCGTCGTCATCTTCGTGCTCGGCTTCTTCATGAGCCTCGGCAAGGCCGCCGTCTACAAGCACATTCCGGCCTATTATCCCGACAGCATCGGCGCCGTCGGCGGCATCGTCGGCATGATGGGCGGGCTCGGCGGCTTCATTCTGCCGATCGCCTTTGGCCTCCTCAAGGACATGACCGGCCTTTGGTCCAGCTGCTTCCTGCTGCTCTTCGCGATCGTGGCGATCTCGCTCATCTGGATGCACCTGTCCGTCAAGCAATTGTCGCGCCAAGGGCACTCTGCGCCCGTGCCTGCAACCTGA
- a CDS encoding CmpA/NrtA family ABC transporter substrate-binding protein produces the protein MDMMTNTAKFSGGGLPLPLRGKNEGPKVLRAGFIPLVDASVLIAAAEFGFAQREGLTLDLVKDVSWANMRDRLAFRQFDIAHMLSPMPVASMLGLGSNPSPTITPFSLGRGGNAITLSARLFARMRDDAGLAETASALDNARALAKVLAAMTARGEPMPTFGVTYPFSSHNYEFRYWLAAGGIDPDKDVKLVVVPPPMTSDALAAGAIDGFCVGAPWNMVASERGLGRIVAAKQDIWPSAPEKVIGMRPDWAESNPETVSRLIVALDAAARWCDRSENHDALAAALADPRYIAAPVDIIRRVLAGEFSLDANGNRRVIPDYFQFHSGFANYPRPSHALWIYSQMIRWGQSETSLNKARAATSAYRPDLYRAALGDDNAPVDADIRVEGSEEGDRFMDGQVFDPSELPAYVASFAVKSALPFSRGNDEI, from the coding sequence GTGGACATGATGACAAATACCGCCAAATTCAGCGGCGGCGGGCTGCCCTTGCCCCTGCGTGGGAAAAACGAAGGACCGAAGGTGTTGCGAGCGGGATTCATTCCGCTTGTCGATGCATCGGTGTTGATTGCCGCAGCCGAATTCGGTTTTGCCCAGAGGGAGGGCCTGACGCTCGACCTCGTCAAGGACGTCTCCTGGGCAAACATGCGCGATCGCCTCGCATTTCGTCAGTTCGATATCGCCCATATGCTGTCGCCGATGCCCGTAGCCTCCATGCTCGGCCTCGGCTCCAACCCCTCGCCGACGATCACGCCGTTCTCGCTGGGCCGCGGGGGCAACGCAATCACGTTGTCGGCGCGGCTCTTCGCCCGCATGCGGGATGACGCCGGATTGGCGGAAACAGCAAGCGCGCTCGACAATGCTCGTGCGCTGGCAAAGGTATTGGCGGCAATGACGGCGCGCGGAGAGCCGATGCCGACCTTCGGAGTTACTTATCCCTTCTCCTCCCACAATTATGAATTCCGATACTGGCTGGCAGCCGGCGGCATCGATCCCGATAAGGACGTCAAGCTTGTCGTCGTGCCGCCACCCATGACGTCGGATGCGCTGGCAGCCGGCGCGATCGACGGGTTCTGCGTCGGCGCCCCGTGGAACATGGTTGCCTCGGAGCGGGGCCTCGGGCGTATCGTCGCCGCCAAACAGGATATCTGGCCTTCAGCTCCGGAAAAGGTGATCGGCATGCGGCCGGACTGGGCGGAAAGCAATCCGGAAACCGTTTCCAGGCTGATCGTGGCGCTCGATGCGGCCGCCCGCTGGTGCGACCGGTCGGAGAATCACGACGCGCTGGCGGCGGCGCTTGCCGACCCCCGTTACATCGCCGCCCCGGTCGATATCATCCGCCGTGTGCTCGCCGGTGAATTCAGCCTCGATGCCAACGGCAACCGGCGCGTCATTCCGGATTATTTCCAGTTCCATTCCGGCTTCGCCAACTATCCGAGGCCGAGCCACGCACTTTGGATCTACAGCCAGATGATCCGTTGGGGGCAGTCAGAGACCAGCCTCAACAAGGCGCGGGCCGCGACCTCCGCCTACCGACCGGATCTCTACCGTGCTGCTCTCGGCGACGATAACGCCCCCGTTGACGCCGACATCCGCGTCGAGGGCAGCGAAGAAGGCGACCGCTTCATGGATGGCCAGGTCTTCGATCCCTCGGAACTGCCGGCTTATGTCGCGAGCTTCGCCGTCAAGAGCGCCCTTCCCTTCAGCCGCGGCAACGATGAAATCTGA
- a CDS encoding ANTAR domain-containing response regulator → MTHRDLTILVIDENAIRASIIEEGLREAGHARVTVVHEVNGIARTIETLMPDVIIIDIENPNRDMMEHLFQLTRTVSRPIAMFVDRSDTASIEAAVDAGVSAYIVDGLKKERVKPILDMAVSRFNAFSRLQRELADARSALEERKLIERAKGILMKMRGLSEEEAFALLRQTAMNEKKKMSEIAQSVVTAAGLLM, encoded by the coding sequence ATGACGCATCGCGATCTGACAATTCTGGTGATCGACGAAAATGCCATACGCGCCTCCATCATCGAGGAAGGACTGCGCGAGGCAGGGCATGCGCGCGTCACCGTCGTGCATGAAGTCAACGGCATCGCGCGAACGATCGAAACGCTAATGCCCGACGTGATTATCATCGATATCGAGAATCCCAACCGCGACATGATGGAACATCTGTTCCAGCTGACGCGCACGGTCAGCCGCCCGATCGCCATGTTCGTCGATCGCTCCGATACGGCCTCGATCGAGGCTGCCGTCGATGCCGGCGTCTCGGCCTATATCGTCGACGGACTGAAGAAGGAACGCGTCAAACCGATCCTCGACATGGCCGTCAGCCGCTTCAACGCCTTCAGCCGGCTTCAGCGGGAACTTGCAGATGCCCGCTCGGCGCTTGAGGAACGCAAGCTCATCGAACGCGCCAAAGGAATACTCATGAAGATGCGAGGCCTGTCCGAAGAGGAGGCCTTCGCCCTGCTGCGCCAGACGGCGATGAACGAAAAAAAGAAGATGTCGGAAATCGCCCAGAGCGTCGTGACCGCCGCGGGACTTCTGATGTGA
- a CDS encoding LacI family DNA-binding transcriptional regulator, with translation MRRITLDDVANLAGVSPITVSRALRKPNAVSPALRLRVDAAVKELGYIPNIAASRLASSRTHAIGVIVPTLYNVIFAEYLFALHDVLVAAGFQLIVVNSRYSELEEENAIKALLGQRVEAIIITGTHHTLLSRQLLAQAHLPVVETFELSADPIDLNIGMSQEQAGQTAARHLIERGFRRIAFLTGNLDHRAQSRFDGYRLAMQQADLPSLRIIAEKPRHSSVALGSDLFAITCDHGEIPEAIFCTDDNLALGAMQECRKRGIRVPDDIAIMGFHDLEFAACAAPSLSSVVTRRFETGKLAAEKVLAALTSSAVFKGEQIDLGYALIPRESTAI, from the coding sequence ATGCGGCGAATAACTCTTGATGACGTTGCCAATCTCGCCGGGGTCAGCCCGATCACGGTTTCAAGAGCACTGCGCAAGCCCAATGCGGTCTCGCCTGCCCTGCGGCTGCGCGTCGATGCCGCCGTCAAGGAACTCGGCTACATTCCGAATATAGCGGCAAGCCGCCTTGCCTCCTCGCGCACGCATGCGATCGGCGTGATTGTTCCGACCCTATACAACGTGATCTTCGCAGAATATCTGTTCGCGCTTCACGACGTTCTCGTCGCCGCAGGTTTCCAGCTCATCGTCGTCAACAGCCGCTATTCCGAGCTCGAGGAGGAAAACGCCATCAAGGCTCTTCTCGGACAGAGGGTGGAGGCGATTATCATCACCGGCACGCATCACACGCTTCTATCGCGGCAGCTTCTTGCTCAAGCACATCTCCCCGTGGTCGAGACCTTCGAGCTTTCAGCGGATCCCATTGATCTCAATATCGGCATGTCCCAAGAGCAGGCCGGACAAACCGCCGCCCGGCATCTGATCGAACGTGGCTTCCGCCGGATTGCCTTCCTGACCGGCAATCTCGACCACCGCGCCCAGTCCCGTTTCGACGGCTACCGACTGGCGATGCAACAGGCAGATCTGCCGAGCCTCCGGATCATCGCCGAGAAGCCGCGCCACAGCTCGGTCGCGCTCGGCTCCGATCTCTTCGCCATCACGTGTGACCATGGCGAAATTCCGGAGGCGATCTTCTGCACGGATGACAATCTGGCCCTCGGCGCCATGCAGGAGTGCCGCAAACGCGGCATACGCGTACCGGATGACATAGCGATCATGGGATTTCACGATCTGGAATTCGCCGCCTGCGCCGCGCCCTCCCTCTCTTCAGTCGTGACCCGGCGTTTCGAAACCGGAAAACTGGCCGCTGAAAAGGTGCTCGCCGCCCTAACGTCCTCCGCCGTCTTTAAAGGGGAGCAGATCGACTTGGGCTATGCCTTGATTCCGCGCGAAAGCACGGCAATCTGA
- a CDS encoding sugar ABC transporter substrate-binding protein: MHKVEKAKFARIAAFSVSAFALLCGAASAEPKVVSGPAADPGCMVPWAADTQFLQYPKKEGPYRIALANGYIANTWRIQMVQTAKAYAAQPDVAAKLKEFKVVSTGEDVPAQISAINNFIDAGYDAIVVNAQNPTAFGPVIKRAKQAGVILVAFDNILDTKDAINVNVDQKGLGVLWADWLIKHLPNGGKVLEVRGVAGTSVDTDRHNGIHETLDASGKKFTVTEVVGKWDDGVAQKATADAIATNGPFDGITAQGGDTGVVQAMIDAKHPFVPFGGETENGFRKFCAAHAADGLKCSSAGTGPAQVAVAIKTAIAALEGQVVPQAIKLPTALVSDPDFKEGQDYYPTQSDNFFVGNSFPTCGINFTAQEIMGQSKENQ; encoded by the coding sequence ATGCATAAGGTGGAGAAAGCTAAATTCGCACGTATCGCGGCGTTTTCGGTGTCGGCATTTGCCTTGCTGTGTGGCGCGGCCAGCGCGGAACCGAAGGTCGTGTCCGGCCCGGCCGCCGACCCCGGCTGCATGGTGCCGTGGGCAGCGGACACACAGTTCTTGCAATATCCGAAGAAGGAAGGTCCCTATCGTATCGCACTGGCCAACGGCTACATCGCCAATACTTGGCGTATTCAGATGGTCCAGACGGCTAAGGCCTATGCCGCTCAACCCGATGTCGCCGCCAAGCTCAAAGAATTTAAGGTTGTTTCGACGGGCGAGGACGTGCCGGCCCAGATTTCAGCCATCAACAACTTCATTGATGCCGGTTACGACGCCATTGTGGTCAACGCGCAGAATCCCACCGCCTTCGGCCCGGTGATTAAGCGCGCCAAGCAGGCCGGTGTTATACTCGTCGCCTTCGACAATATCCTCGACACCAAGGACGCGATCAACGTCAACGTCGATCAGAAGGGGCTAGGCGTCCTCTGGGCCGACTGGCTGATCAAACATCTTCCGAACGGCGGCAAGGTGCTTGAGGTCCGCGGCGTCGCCGGCACCTCGGTCGATACGGATCGTCACAATGGTATTCATGAAACCCTGGACGCCTCCGGCAAGAAATTCACAGTCACTGAAGTGGTCGGAAAGTGGGACGACGGCGTTGCTCAGAAAGCGACTGCCGATGCGATCGCCACCAACGGTCCGTTCGACGGTATCACCGCCCAGGGCGGCGATACCGGCGTCGTGCAGGCGATGATCGATGCAAAACATCCCTTTGTGCCATTCGGCGGTGAGACGGAAAACGGCTTTCGCAAATTCTGCGCCGCCCATGCCGCCGATGGTTTGAAATGTTCGTCCGCCGGAACGGGACCGGCCCAGGTTGCGGTTGCCATCAAGACCGCGATCGCAGCGCTTGAGGGGCAGGTCGTGCCGCAGGCCATCAAGCTCCCGACTGCGCTGGTTTCTGACCCGGATTTCAAAGAGGGTCAGGACTATTATCCAACCCAATCCGACAACTTCTTCGTCGGCAACTCTTTCCCGACCTGCGGCATTAATTTCACGGCCCAGGAAATCATGGGACAGTCGAAAGAGAACCAATAG
- a CDS encoding sugar ABC transporter ATP-binding protein translates to MTLSEPIFRMEGISKRYGGAVALKDADIAIRPGAIHAVLGENGAGKSTLIKIMAGVVAPDEGRMLLDGKEITFASPAAANAAGIVCVFQELSLIPDLSVADNIAISHPPQRFGMIDRRAQRRIAEEALARAGASDIHPSVLVKDLPLSRRQMVEIAKALARKPRLMILDEATSALTQADVEKVFAVLKRLRAEGMALIYISHRMHEIAQLADDCTVFRNGRSIETYPAGTKRDQQVVELMIGREYTNVFPPKPAHRPEKKPILSCRDLSWGDRLSGITFDIRPGEIIGLGGLDGQGQRDLLLAFFGVLRDLKGEIAIDGMPIRLKSPRHAKSDGISMALIPEDRKTEGLMLPMTVRENLSIAALDRVSRNGVIDRLAERREIDDLFKLLAIKAATIDMPVAGLSGGNQQKVVIAKWLMNRPRIILLNDPTRGIDVGTKQEIYLLLRKLADAGAAIIFYSTDYDELIGCCDRVLVMYDGSIVRELEGADINEHELIGAALNIDGDHAQQRAAP, encoded by the coding sequence ATGACTTTGTCCGAACCGATTTTCCGCATGGAAGGCATATCGAAGCGTTATGGCGGAGCCGTCGCGCTTAAGGATGCCGACATCGCCATTCGGCCAGGGGCGATTCATGCCGTCCTTGGCGAGAACGGCGCCGGCAAGTCCACACTGATCAAGATCATGGCGGGCGTCGTGGCGCCGGACGAAGGGCGCATGCTGCTTGATGGAAAGGAGATTACCTTTGCCTCACCTGCAGCGGCCAATGCAGCCGGCATCGTCTGCGTCTTCCAGGAACTGTCGCTCATTCCCGATCTCTCGGTCGCCGACAACATCGCCATCAGCCACCCGCCGCAGAGGTTCGGCATGATAGACCGGCGCGCCCAGCGGCGGATCGCTGAGGAAGCGCTCGCCCGCGCCGGCGCGTCCGACATCCATCCCTCGGTTTTGGTCAAAGACCTGCCGTTGTCTCGACGACAGATGGTAGAGATCGCCAAGGCCCTTGCCCGCAAGCCGCGACTGATGATCCTGGATGAGGCAACATCGGCGCTGACGCAAGCGGATGTCGAGAAAGTGTTTGCCGTGCTCAAGCGCCTCCGCGCCGAAGGAATGGCGCTAATCTACATCTCTCACCGCATGCACGAAATCGCCCAACTGGCCGATGACTGCACGGTCTTCCGCAACGGCCGTAGCATCGAAACCTACCCGGCGGGCACCAAGAGGGACCAGCAGGTAGTCGAACTGATGATCGGTCGTGAATACACCAACGTCTTTCCGCCGAAGCCCGCGCATCGACCGGAGAAAAAACCGATCCTTTCCTGCCGCGATCTTTCCTGGGGCGATCGGCTCTCCGGCATCACTTTCGACATCCGGCCGGGCGAGATCATAGGCCTCGGCGGACTGGACGGGCAGGGGCAGCGTGATTTGCTGCTGGCCTTCTTCGGCGTGCTGCGTGACTTGAAAGGGGAGATCGCGATCGACGGCATGCCGATCAGACTGAAGAGTCCCCGTCATGCCAAGTCTGACGGCATATCCATGGCGTTGATCCCCGAGGACAGGAAGACCGAAGGGTTGATGCTGCCGATGACCGTGCGCGAGAACCTCTCGATTGCAGCTCTCGACCGGGTTTCGCGGAATGGCGTCATCGATCGACTAGCCGAGCGTCGCGAAATCGACGACCTGTTCAAGCTTTTGGCAATCAAGGCTGCGACGATCGACATGCCCGTTGCAGGCCTCTCCGGCGGCAACCAGCAGAAGGTGGTCATTGCCAAATGGCTGATGAACCGGCCGCGCATCATCCTTCTCAACGATCCGACGCGCGGCATAGACGTCGGCACCAAGCAGGAAATCTATCTGCTGCTGCGCAAGCTTGCGGATGCCGGAGCGGCGATCATCTTCTACTCCACCGACTATGACGAACTGATCGGCTGCTGCGACCGGGTACTCGTCATGTATGATGGAAGCATTGTCCGCGAGCTTGAAGGCGCCGATATCAACGAACATGAGCTGATCGGCGCCGCGCTCAATATAGACGGCGACCACGCACAACAGAGGGCAGCGCCATGA
- a CDS encoding ABC transporter permease: MTRLAFGERRFWYAQQKGTLFAALLFVAMFALYVSNHPAGFTPNVVQTASNKATLLAFVAMAQCLVVITAGIDLSAGMVLVLCNCLASWLVVGTPLETAAGVVVVLLAGLGCGMLNGLIIIFGRLQPIVTTIATSAIFYGLALLLRPTPGGSVNEDLADAFTSKLFGVVPASLTVLLAVIIVIWIPFSRSTIGRAAYAVGSAENAAFMSAMPVKRAKLAAYALAGLLSAIGGLYLTFFSYTGEAALASGNAYTLYSIAAVVLGGVSLAGGKGSAVGAVFGALAFRTIGDLLFVFDFDPLWQPLFQGVVLMLAISIGCIGLSRVRNRLEWFQ; encoded by the coding sequence ATGACCAGACTGGCTTTTGGCGAACGACGGTTTTGGTATGCGCAACAGAAGGGAACGTTGTTTGCCGCACTGCTCTTCGTCGCCATGTTCGCCCTCTACGTTTCGAACCACCCGGCGGGTTTTACCCCCAACGTTGTGCAGACGGCATCGAACAAGGCGACGCTGCTTGCCTTTGTTGCGATGGCCCAGTGCCTGGTTGTCATCACCGCCGGCATTGACCTTTCGGCCGGCATGGTATTGGTCCTCTGCAATTGCCTTGCCTCCTGGCTGGTCGTCGGAACGCCGCTGGAGACAGCGGCGGGCGTCGTCGTGGTGCTGCTTGCCGGCCTCGGCTGCGGTATGCTGAACGGGCTCATCATTATCTTCGGCCGGCTGCAGCCGATCGTCACGACGATTGCGACTAGCGCGATTTTCTACGGCTTAGCGCTATTGCTGCGGCCGACTCCGGGAGGCTCAGTCAACGAGGATCTGGCCGATGCGTTTACCTCAAAGCTTTTCGGGGTCGTTCCGGCAAGCCTCACCGTCCTTCTCGCAGTTATCATCGTTATCTGGATACCGTTCAGCCGCTCGACCATAGGCAGGGCAGCCTATGCCGTCGGTTCGGCCGAGAATGCCGCCTTCATGTCGGCGATGCCGGTCAAGCGGGCAAAACTTGCCGCCTATGCCTTGGCCGGACTTCTTTCGGCGATCGGCGGGCTCTATCTCACCTTCTTCTCCTATACCGGCGAAGCGGCTCTGGCGAGTGGCAATGCCTACACACTCTATTCGATTGCGGCGGTGGTGCTCGGCGGCGTTTCCCTCGCGGGCGGCAAGGGAAGTGCTGTCGGCGCCGTTTTCGGAGCTTTGGCATTTCGAACGATCGGCGACCTGCTGTTCGTCTTCGATTTCGATCCGCTTTGGCAGCCGCTATTCCAGGGCGTCGTGTTGATGCTGGCGATCAGCATCGGCTGCATCGGCCTTTCCAGGGTTCGCAATCGGCTGGAGTGGTTTCAATGA